One window of Leifsonia sp. AK011 genomic DNA carries:
- the dnaB gene encoding replicative DNA helicase, whose translation MSIAHLGLAGDQRPASDGAGSRSDRVPPHDLLAEQSAIGGMLLSKDAVADAIESVRGSDFYLPKHEVIYDAILTLYSHGEPTDVIAVTDELTKTAQLQRAGGAEYLHTLTALVPTAANAGFYASIVAEKAVLRRLVEAGTRIVQMGYASEGEVVDLVNNAQAEIYGVTGGVQSEDYVPLTEAVTTAIDEIEAARGRDGQMIGVPTGFTELDELTNGLHPGQLIIIAARPAIGKSTLGLDIARAAAIKHDLPSIVFSLEMGRSEIAMRLLSAEASVPLQHMRKGTVHANDWTTIAQTRGRINDAPLYIDDSPNMTLVEIRAKCRRLKQRIGLKMVIIDYLQLMTSGKKVESRQQEVSEFSRALKLLAKELEVPVIAISQLNRGPEQRADKKPALSDLRESGSIEQDADMVILLHRESAYEADNARAGEADLIVAKHRNGPTRTITVAFTGHFSRFGDMAPS comes from the coding sequence TTGTCCATTGCGCACTTGGGTCTGGCAGGCGACCAAAGGCCTGCCAGCGACGGCGCTGGCTCACGTTCCGACCGGGTTCCCCCGCACGATCTCCTCGCCGAGCAGAGCGCCATCGGCGGAATGCTCCTGAGCAAGGATGCCGTGGCCGATGCCATCGAGTCCGTCAGGGGCAGCGACTTCTACCTGCCCAAGCACGAGGTCATCTACGACGCGATCCTGACGTTGTACTCGCACGGTGAGCCCACGGATGTCATCGCCGTGACCGACGAGCTCACCAAGACGGCCCAGCTTCAGCGCGCCGGGGGTGCGGAGTACCTCCACACCCTGACCGCACTCGTTCCCACTGCGGCCAACGCCGGCTTCTACGCCTCGATCGTGGCGGAGAAGGCCGTGCTGCGGCGCCTGGTGGAAGCCGGCACCCGCATCGTTCAGATGGGCTACGCCTCGGAGGGCGAGGTCGTGGACCTCGTCAACAACGCGCAGGCCGAGATCTACGGCGTCACGGGTGGCGTGCAGAGCGAGGACTACGTTCCCCTCACCGAGGCGGTCACCACCGCGATCGACGAGATCGAGGCGGCCCGCGGCCGTGACGGCCAGATGATCGGAGTCCCCACCGGATTCACCGAGCTCGACGAACTCACCAACGGTCTCCACCCCGGCCAGCTCATCATCATCGCGGCGCGACCCGCCATCGGTAAATCGACGCTCGGCCTCGACATCGCCAGGGCAGCCGCGATCAAGCACGACCTCCCGTCGATCGTGTTCTCCCTCGAGATGGGCCGTAGTGAGATCGCCATGCGACTGCTCTCGGCCGAGGCATCCGTTCCCCTGCAGCACATGCGCAAGGGAACCGTGCACGCCAACGACTGGACCACCATCGCCCAGACACGCGGACGCATCAACGACGCACCGCTCTACATCGACGACAGCCCCAACATGACGCTCGTCGAGATCCGCGCGAAGTGCCGCCGACTCAAGCAGCGCATCGGACTGAAGATGGTCATCATCGACTACCTGCAGCTCATGACGAGCGGCAAGAAGGTGGAGTCGCGCCAGCAGGAGGTCTCGGAGTTCTCGCGTGCGCTCAAGCTGCTCGCGAAGGAGCTCGAGGTTCCGGTGATCGCAATCTCACAGCTGAACCGTGGACCCGAGCAGCGCGCCGACAAGAAGCCAGCACTCTCCGACCTCCGTGAGTCCGGGTCGATCGAGCAGGATGCCGACATGGTCATCCTGCTCCACCGCGAGAGCGCCTACGAGGCAGACAATGCCCGCGCTGGCGAGGCGGACCTCATCGTGGCCAAGCACCGCAACGGACCGACGCGTACCATCACCGTCGCCTTCACGGGCCACTTCTCGCGGTTCGGGGACATGGCTCCGAGCTAG
- the rpsR gene encoding 30S ribosomal protein S18 — MAGKSSGDRRKPIRKGKDGKNAAPAKAIRVGVIDYKDVATLRKFISERGKIRARRITGVSVQEQRLIATAVKNAREMALLPYAGSGR; from the coding sequence ATGGCAGGAAAGAGCAGCGGCGATCGCCGCAAGCCGATTCGCAAGGGCAAGGACGGCAAGAACGCCGCCCCGGCCAAGGCGATCCGCGTCGGCGTCATCGATTACAAGGATGTCGCGACGCTTCGTAAGTTCATCTCCGAGCGTGGAAAGATCCGCGCCCGCCGCATCACCGGTGTCTCCGTCCAGGAGCAGCGCCTCATCGCCACGGCCGTCAAGAACGCCCGCGAGATGGCACTTCTTCCCTACGCCGGCTCGGGCCGTTAA
- the rplI gene encoding 50S ribosomal protein L9, which yields MSKLILTHEVTGLGAPGDVVDVKNGYARNFLIPQGFAVAWTRGGEKQIEQIKSARAAREHATLEEAQDLKARIQAVSVKLPVRVGTGGRLFGSVKPVDVAAAVAAAGLGEVDKRKIEITSPIKSVGEHEATVRLRDDIVATITLQVVAAK from the coding sequence ATGTCTAAGTTGATCCTCACGCACGAGGTCACCGGCCTCGGTGCCCCCGGCGACGTCGTCGACGTCAAGAACGGTTACGCACGTAACTTCCTCATCCCCCAGGGCTTCGCCGTGGCGTGGACCCGTGGTGGCGAGAAGCAGATCGAGCAGATCAAGTCCGCTCGTGCCGCTCGCGAGCACGCCACGCTCGAAGAGGCCCAGGACCTGAAGGCCCGCATCCAGGCCGTCTCCGTCAAGCTCCCCGTGCGCGTGGGAACCGGCGGACGCCTGTTCGGTTCCGTCAAGCCCGTCGATGTCGCAGCGGCCGTTGCCGCTGCTGGTCTCGGCGAGGTCGACAAGCGCAAGATCGAGATCACCAGCCCGATCAAGTCCGTCGGTGAGCACGAGGCCACTGTGCGCCTGCGTGACGACATCGTGGCAACGATCACGCTGCAGGTCGTCGCGGCCAAGTAA
- a CDS encoding DUF6049 family protein: MLAAQVFRGAAAATLAVGLAVAGIGAPTATAADSGPVELAIIVPIVVPAGSTGLVSSEQLAEYTSASGILSRQLDSAIDRPVTLAIDPMILASIRVLGSSAPPSATAWLTRLEKASNESFLLSYADSDVTLGTQAGSPTVLAPENFDFAIDPANFGPAATPTSTPSSTSSPTPTPTPTPTEVPVPSLPTTSDLLAWDSDFPATVWPRAGTVSDADMASFAASSFETAILSSGNVTLPDGAGPSVTVGGLPAIITDDTVSSRLSAVANTSTIDVLQSTLPGVESAAVAAAQTQSGTGSVVAFLDRAVPRPGTNAGSTIMLLQSSTTVTLVPLSVALDGRESAEATLVPGAQGEQRLSEAGRMLLAEASDARFATIVEDPTTITAPRRLALLGLLSIGWIGSESTWSSAVQRQIDSSEDLRASVGIVTTSPFTLLADNGTLPIPVSNELSEPVTVYLTVRPLTGKLAVSDSRVEVKIEPNAQARAQVPVQAITNGSVQVVMTLTSASGASIGQPAITEINVQAGWETPIVLAIGAVVVLVFAGGLVRNIVRRRRPARTESDAQSRDADE, translated from the coding sequence ATGTTGGCCGCGCAGGTGTTCCGGGGTGCCGCGGCAGCAACCCTCGCTGTAGGACTCGCCGTCGCCGGCATCGGTGCACCCACCGCCACCGCGGCAGATTCCGGACCCGTCGAACTCGCGATCATCGTGCCGATCGTCGTGCCGGCCGGCTCGACGGGACTGGTCAGCTCGGAGCAGCTCGCTGAGTACACCTCGGCCTCCGGGATCCTGTCGCGCCAGCTCGACTCGGCCATTGACCGCCCGGTGACGCTCGCGATCGATCCGATGATCCTCGCGTCGATCCGAGTGCTCGGCAGTTCAGCGCCACCCTCGGCCACGGCGTGGCTCACCCGGCTCGAGAAGGCCAGCAACGAGAGCTTCCTGCTCTCCTACGCGGATTCGGATGTCACGCTCGGCACCCAGGCCGGGAGCCCGACCGTGCTCGCCCCCGAGAACTTCGACTTCGCCATCGACCCGGCGAACTTCGGCCCGGCGGCGACCCCCACCTCGACTCCGAGCTCGACGTCGAGCCCCACCCCTACCCCCACGCCGACACCGACCGAGGTCCCGGTGCCCTCGCTACCCACGACGTCCGATCTGCTCGCGTGGGACAGCGACTTCCCGGCAACGGTCTGGCCGCGCGCGGGAACCGTCAGCGATGCCGACATGGCGTCCTTCGCCGCCAGCTCCTTCGAGACGGCCATCCTCTCCTCCGGCAATGTCACACTGCCGGATGGCGCGGGCCCCTCAGTCACGGTGGGTGGGCTCCCGGCCATCATCACCGACGACACGGTGTCGTCGCGGCTGTCGGCCGTGGCCAACACCTCCACGATCGACGTGCTCCAGTCGACACTGCCCGGGGTCGAGTCGGCCGCGGTGGCCGCCGCGCAGACGCAGAGCGGCACGGGGAGCGTCGTGGCATTCCTGGACCGCGCGGTCCCGAGGCCCGGCACGAACGCGGGCTCGACCATCATGCTGCTGCAGTCCTCGACCACCGTGACTCTCGTGCCCCTGAGTGTGGCGCTCGATGGACGCGAATCGGCCGAGGCCACCCTGGTACCGGGTGCGCAGGGGGAGCAACGACTCAGTGAAGCCGGACGGATGCTTCTTGCCGAGGCATCCGACGCCCGTTTCGCCACCATCGTGGAGGACCCGACGACCATCACCGCGCCCCGCCGACTGGCGCTGCTCGGTCTTCTCTCGATCGGATGGATCGGCAGCGAGAGCACCTGGAGCTCTGCGGTCCAGCGGCAGATCGACAGCTCCGAGGACCTGCGCGCATCGGTCGGGATCGTCACGACGAGTCCCTTCACGCTCCTCGCCGACAACGGCACACTGCCCATCCCGGTGAGCAACGAGCTGAGTGAGCCCGTGACTGTGTATCTGACCGTTCGACCGCTCACGGGAAAGCTCGCAGTGTCGGACTCGCGCGTCGAGGTCAAGATCGAGCCGAATGCCCAGGCCAGGGCGCAGGTTCCCGTGCAGGCGATCACCAACGGAAGCGTGCAGGTCGTCATGACCCTCACGAGCGCGTCCGGTGCGTCGATCGGCCAGCCGGCGATCACCGAGATCAACGTGCAGGCCGGGTGGGAGACCCCTATCGTGCTCGCCATCGGTGCCGTGGTCGTGCTCGTCTTCGCGGGTGGACTCGTGCGCAACATCGTGCGGCGGCGGCGGCCGGCGCGCACCGAATCCGACGCCCAGAGCCGCGACGCCGATGAGTAA
- a CDS encoding CCA tRNA nucleotidyltransferase has product MENVAAAVARLGEVADSAPVQALASAFASAGKELALVGGPVRDAFLGRPVKDLDFTTNALPDEILALVKPISDTQWDVGRDFGTIAARIAGMTVEITTYRADSYDGATRKPVVAFGDNLEDDLERRDFTINAMALRLPERKLVDPWGGLEHLMARVITTPGLPEVSFGDDPLRMLRAARFSSQLGFDVSPETVQAMTDLAPRLEIVSVERISDELSKLLLTDDPVPGIRLLVDTGIAGLVLPEIPALRLERDEHAHHKDVYEHTLTVLTQAIDLEKSRGHEPSLELRLAALLHDIGKPATRRIESGGVVTFHHHDVVGAKLASRRLKALRMSNDTISTVSRLVELHLRFFGYTDGAWTDSAVRRYVRDAGDNLEWLHILTRADVTTRNVRKADRLSFAYDDLEERIAAIREAEGIAAVRPDLDGEEIMRILDLKPGREVGEAYRFLLDLRLDEGPLGAEEAERRLLSWWQSRP; this is encoded by the coding sequence ATGGAAAATGTGGCCGCAGCGGTAGCTCGACTCGGCGAGGTCGCCGATTCCGCTCCGGTACAGGCTCTCGCCTCCGCCTTCGCCTCCGCCGGCAAGGAGCTCGCCCTCGTGGGTGGGCCCGTGCGCGATGCGTTCCTCGGCAGGCCCGTGAAGGATCTCGACTTCACGACGAACGCCCTCCCGGACGAGATCCTGGCGCTCGTGAAGCCCATCTCGGACACGCAGTGGGACGTCGGGCGGGACTTCGGCACCATCGCGGCTCGCATAGCGGGGATGACCGTCGAGATCACCACCTACCGTGCCGACTCCTACGACGGGGCGACACGCAAGCCGGTCGTCGCGTTCGGCGACAACCTCGAGGACGATCTCGAGCGTCGCGACTTCACGATCAACGCCATGGCGTTGCGGCTCCCTGAGCGCAAGCTCGTCGACCCCTGGGGTGGCCTCGAACACCTCATGGCCCGCGTCATCACGACGCCCGGCCTCCCCGAGGTCTCCTTCGGAGATGACCCGCTCAGGATGCTCCGGGCCGCCAGGTTCTCGTCGCAGCTCGGGTTCGACGTCTCCCCGGAGACCGTGCAGGCCATGACGGACCTTGCTCCGCGCCTCGAGATCGTGAGCGTAGAGCGCATCAGCGATGAGCTGTCGAAGCTTCTGTTGACGGACGACCCTGTTCCGGGCATCCGTCTGCTCGTCGACACGGGGATCGCGGGCCTCGTGCTGCCGGAGATCCCTGCCCTGCGGTTGGAGCGCGACGAGCACGCGCACCACAAGGACGTCTACGAGCACACCCTCACGGTGCTCACCCAGGCGATCGACCTCGAGAAGTCGCGCGGCCACGAGCCGAGCCTCGAGCTGCGCCTGGCCGCCCTGCTCCACGACATCGGTAAGCCGGCCACCCGCCGGATCGAGTCAGGGGGAGTGGTGACGTTCCACCACCACGACGTGGTCGGAGCCAAGCTCGCGTCGAGGCGCCTCAAGGCACTGCGCATGTCGAACGACACGATCTCGACCGTCTCGCGACTCGTCGAGCTGCACCTGCGGTTCTTCGGGTACACGGATGGCGCGTGGACCGACTCTGCCGTGCGCCGCTACGTTCGCGACGCGGGCGACAACCTCGAGTGGCTCCATATCCTCACGCGCGCCGACGTCACGACGCGGAACGTTCGCAAGGCCGACCGCCTCTCGTTCGCCTACGACGACCTCGAGGAGCGCATTGCCGCGATCCGCGAGGCCGAGGGGATCGCGGCGGTGCGCCCGGACCTCGACGGCGAGGAGATCATGCGCATTCTCGACCTCAAGCCTGGTCGCGAAGTCGGGGAGGCCTATCGATTCCTGCTCGATCTGCGACTGGATGAGGGACCACTCGGCGCGGAGGAGGCGGAGCGACGCCTGCTTTCGTGGTGGCAATCTCGCCCGTAA
- the murJ gene encoding murein biosynthesis integral membrane protein MurJ produces the protein MSNGAATAAGSGGIGRASALLASGTIVSRILGFVNAIVLAGAIGYIGAAADGFTLATQIPNSIYALIAGGLLSAVLVPQVVRAAAHEDGGQLFINRLVTLGVVVFLLVTAVATLAAPLLVNLYAQSGERGFSPDGIALAIALAYWCLPQIFFYSLYSLLGQVLNARGIFGPFTWAPALNNVIAIAGISVFIVLFGPDPAHRDASTWTPEMVAVLGGTATLGIAAQAIVLTFFWRRAGLRFRPNFRWRGVGLGRTGTAAAWVFGMILLTQLAAIVETRVATLATGTASLGALKYAWLIFMLPHSIVTVSIATAYFTRMSAHARDGRLADVRTDLSAALRAILLIMVFSTVGLAVLSVPFSAVFGGDFEDVTALATVIVAYLVGLIPFTVLFLLQRVFYSLDDTRTVFFLQVLQSVIFVGGVLLVAMAPTAGIAVGIALVMSIATAVQTLVAAWLLRGRLKGLDGRRVVTRTLQYFGSAVIAGAIGVVVVVALGGYADGGFGSSSRIGGLLTMAVAGLAMGLVYAGILWVIRNPELRGFINPIRSRFRHEPME, from the coding sequence ATGAGTAACGGCGCGGCGACGGCCGCAGGCTCCGGGGGAATCGGGCGGGCCAGTGCCCTTCTCGCCTCCGGGACGATCGTCTCGCGCATCCTCGGATTCGTGAACGCCATCGTCCTCGCGGGGGCAATCGGGTACATCGGCGCCGCTGCCGACGGTTTCACGCTCGCCACGCAGATCCCGAACAGCATCTACGCGCTCATCGCTGGAGGTCTCCTCAGCGCTGTTCTTGTGCCGCAGGTCGTGCGCGCCGCCGCACATGAGGATGGCGGCCAGCTCTTCATCAACCGGCTGGTGACGCTGGGTGTGGTCGTCTTCCTCCTGGTCACGGCGGTGGCGACTCTCGCGGCTCCGCTACTCGTGAACCTCTACGCGCAGTCCGGCGAGCGCGGCTTCAGCCCCGACGGCATCGCCCTGGCCATCGCCCTCGCGTACTGGTGCCTTCCGCAGATCTTCTTCTACTCGCTGTACAGCCTGCTCGGCCAGGTGCTCAACGCTCGTGGCATCTTCGGCCCGTTCACGTGGGCGCCCGCCCTCAACAACGTGATCGCCATCGCCGGCATCTCGGTGTTCATCGTGCTCTTCGGACCCGACCCCGCTCACCGGGATGCCTCGACCTGGACGCCCGAGATGGTTGCCGTTCTCGGCGGCACCGCCACACTCGGCATTGCTGCCCAGGCGATCGTGCTGACCTTCTTCTGGCGCAGGGCGGGACTCCGCTTCCGCCCCAACTTCCGCTGGCGCGGTGTGGGTCTCGGCCGCACCGGCACCGCCGCCGCGTGGGTGTTCGGGATGATCCTGCTCACGCAGCTCGCCGCCATCGTCGAGACGAGGGTTGCCACCCTCGCCACGGGCACCGCATCACTCGGCGCCCTCAAGTACGCGTGGCTCATCTTCATGCTCCCGCACTCGATCGTGACCGTGTCGATCGCGACGGCCTACTTCACCCGAATGAGCGCCCACGCGCGCGACGGCAGGCTGGCTGACGTGCGCACCGACCTCTCGGCAGCGCTCCGCGCGATCCTGCTCATTATGGTCTTCTCCACGGTGGGGCTCGCGGTGCTGTCGGTGCCGTTCAGTGCCGTCTTCGGTGGTGACTTCGAGGATGTCACGGCCCTCGCCACCGTGATCGTGGCGTACCTCGTCGGCCTCATCCCGTTCACCGTGCTGTTCCTCCTCCAGAGGGTCTTCTACTCTCTCGACGACACCCGGACGGTGTTCTTCCTGCAGGTGCTCCAGTCGGTGATCTTCGTGGGCGGCGTGCTGCTCGTGGCGATGGCACCGACCGCGGGCATCGCGGTCGGAATCGCCCTCGTGATGAGCATCGCCACCGCCGTTCAGACGCTCGTTGCCGCGTGGCTCCTGCGCGGCCGCCTGAAAGGCCTCGACGGCCGCCGTGTCGTCACGCGCACCCTGCAGTACTTCGGTTCGGCCGTGATCGCCGGGGCCATCGGCGTCGTGGTCGTGGTCGCCCTCGGCGGTTACGCGGACGGTGGGTTCGGGTCATCCAGCCGCATCGGGGGGCTCCTGACGATGGCTGTCGCGGGTCTCGCGATGGGGCTCGTGTACGCGGGCATCCTGTGGGTCATCCGCAACCCCGAACTTCGGGGGTTCATCAACCCCATCCGTTCACGGTTCCGCCACGAACCGATGGAATAG
- a CDS encoding single-stranded DNA-binding protein, with amino-acid sequence MAGETIITVVGNLTADPELRYTQSGLAVANFTIASTPRNFDRATNDWKDGEALFLRASCWREFAEHVAGSLTKGSRVIATGRLKQRSYETKEGEKRTSIELEVDEIGPSLRYATAQVTRAASSRDGGGAPRGGGQVAEEPWAASAPGSSSDSWNTPGSYPDETPF; translated from the coding sequence ATGGCCGGCGAGACCATCATCACCGTTGTGGGTAACCTCACGGCTGACCCCGAGCTGCGCTACACGCAGTCCGGGCTTGCGGTCGCCAACTTCACCATCGCCTCGACCCCGCGCAACTTCGACCGCGCGACGAACGACTGGAAGGATGGCGAGGCACTGTTCCTCCGCGCATCCTGCTGGCGTGAGTTCGCCGAGCACGTTGCCGGTTCGCTGACCAAGGGAAGCCGGGTGATCGCGACCGGTCGCCTCAAGCAGCGCTCCTACGAGACGAAGGAGGGCGAGAAGCGTACGAGCATCGAGCTCGAGGTCGACGAGATCGGCCCGAGCCTGCGCTACGCGACCGCCCAGGTCACGCGTGCCGCGTCATCCCGTGATGGCGGTGGCGCTCCCCGTGGCGGTGGCCAGGTTGCTGAGGAGCCGTGGGCGGCAAGCGCGCCCGGTTCGTCGAGCGACTCGTGGAACACCCCAGGCAGCTACCCGGACGAGACTCCGTTCTAA
- a CDS encoding winged helix DNA-binding domain-containing protein produces the protein MQQLTGAHARRARRQAQLLDGSDLTPVEVVDRAVALQGQDLRAVVRAIAIRSAPGTTVADVIAAFDAGLLVRSWPMRGTLFATTPEHLALLLAHTGDRTQRSMVRRRTDLGLTDDVIERARGLLLEALAEHPLGRAEVMALWQDAGIDTSAGRGYHLIVHFAIEGLVHWGPFAGEDQLLVATAAQAPPADALPEVIRSVILSRAPMSEADLAWWTKLPLGVLRPAIAAVPDLVRVEVEGKEMFVIGDPTEDPGPAGIDLLPGFDEWILGYADRSLVSDDAAFRSLTPGGNGIFRPAVLLDGVVMGTWRVPIARGKPGKPVLELVRDLDSRGSRAVADALEAWPHP, from the coding sequence ATGCAGCAGCTCACGGGTGCCCACGCGCGTCGGGCGCGACGCCAGGCCCAGCTCCTCGACGGCTCCGATCTCACGCCGGTCGAGGTCGTGGATCGCGCCGTTGCACTCCAGGGGCAGGATCTCCGTGCCGTAGTGCGGGCCATCGCCATCAGGTCGGCGCCCGGCACCACGGTCGCGGACGTCATCGCCGCCTTCGACGCTGGCCTTCTCGTGCGGTCCTGGCCGATGCGCGGCACCCTGTTCGCGACGACGCCGGAGCACCTGGCGCTTCTCCTCGCCCACACGGGTGACCGTACCCAGAGGTCGATGGTGAGGCGACGCACCGATCTGGGTCTCACCGATGACGTCATCGAGCGGGCGAGAGGTCTTCTGCTCGAGGCGTTGGCCGAGCATCCGCTTGGGCGAGCCGAGGTCATGGCCCTGTGGCAGGACGCCGGCATCGACACGAGCGCGGGTCGCGGGTACCACCTCATCGTGCACTTCGCGATCGAGGGTCTCGTGCACTGGGGCCCATTCGCGGGGGAGGACCAGTTGCTCGTGGCCACGGCCGCCCAGGCGCCACCGGCGGATGCCCTTCCCGAGGTCATTCGGTCGGTCATCCTGTCGCGCGCGCCCATGTCCGAGGCCGACCTCGCATGGTGGACGAAGCTGCCACTGGGCGTGCTTCGCCCTGCCATCGCGGCTGTGCCGGACCTCGTGCGGGTCGAGGTCGAGGGAAAGGAGATGTTCGTCATCGGTGATCCTACGGAGGACCCCGGACCGGCAGGGATCGACCTGCTCCCCGGCTTCGACGAGTGGATCCTCGGTTACGCGGATCGGTCGCTCGTCTCCGACGACGCAGCATTCCGTAGCCTCACTCCGGGTGGCAACGGCATCTTCCGGCCCGCGGTGCTCCTCGACGGCGTCGTGATGGGCACGTGGCGGGTGCCGATCGCACGTGGCAAGCCCGGCAAGCCTGTGCTGGAACTCGTGCGCGATCTGGACTCGAGAGGCAGTCGCGCCGTTGCTGACGCACTCGAGGCGTGGCCCCACCCCTGA
- a CDS encoding HEAT repeat domain-containing protein — protein sequence MTIDTTALTDALQRDSSSDRLQAALTAGTRPHTEYLDVLVARCAIEPDFFVRDMLTWAIVRQDASVSVPLLLREVAEGGDQARSQALHTLSKIGDVRGWHAITPELLRSPVDEVARSAWRAAAILVPEGGEAALAELLVDQLGRGDASLRLSLSRAFAALGDAALPVLERAAKQGTMDARAHAIASARLIIDPDATFDDLISEAVRTVSLQEAPAPPPDDDAHR from the coding sequence ATGACCATCGACACCACAGCCCTGACCGACGCGCTGCAGCGGGACTCCTCGTCCGACCGCCTGCAGGCCGCGCTGACGGCGGGCACGCGTCCGCACACCGAGTACCTCGACGTGCTCGTCGCTCGCTGCGCCATCGAGCCCGACTTCTTCGTGCGGGACATGCTCACCTGGGCGATCGTGCGGCAGGATGCATCCGTCTCCGTTCCGTTGCTGTTGCGCGAGGTGGCGGAGGGAGGCGACCAGGCGCGTAGCCAGGCGCTGCACACCCTCTCCAAGATCGGGGACGTGCGCGGCTGGCACGCGATCACACCGGAGCTACTGCGGAGCCCCGTCGACGAAGTCGCGAGAAGCGCGTGGCGTGCGGCGGCGATACTCGTGCCGGAGGGTGGGGAGGCCGCACTCGCCGAGCTCCTTGTGGATCAGCTCGGTCGTGGTGACGCCAGCCTGCGCCTGAGTCTCAGTCGGGCCTTCGCGGCACTCGGCGACGCTGCACTGCCGGTTCTCGAGCGCGCAGCGAAGCAGGGGACGATGGATGCCCGTGCCCACGCCATCGCGTCGGCCCGGCTCATCATCGACCCCGACGCGACCTTCGACGACCTCATCAGCGAGGCTGTGCGCACGGTCTCGCTGCAGGAAGCACCAGCACCGCCGCCGGACGACGATGCGCATCGGTGA
- a CDS encoding MerR family transcriptional regulator, with the protein MRIGEVARLSGVSARMLRHYNDIELLTPSGRTSSGYRHYDDADLRRLLEIESLRSLGLSLAEVRAALDGSGALSPQQIVNEVIERTRERIELDRELVRRLEAVRSVEPERWTEVPRLVALLKGLGSSHPSTRQRAALAHEGGAVAPLVDAALAEGDPNVAGALTWALSRSDGDPVPALEAALGSAEPQVRRRAVESLVKVGGLEALRRALDNADPVVRDRSALAVGASGDLGAVPVLIEMVVAGRDDVDAAEVLGRLAHDLERVAEVVEAVAAALGTTDAASRVRLTQALAELPPEPARSLAVALAGDPDERVAITARYILRVMAP; encoded by the coding sequence ATGCGCATCGGTGAGGTCGCGCGGCTCTCCGGCGTGAGCGCCAGGATGCTACGGCACTACAACGACATCGAGCTCCTCACGCCGAGCGGTCGCACGTCGTCGGGGTACCGTCACTACGACGACGCGGACCTGCGCAGGCTCCTCGAGATCGAGTCGCTGCGGTCGCTCGGCCTCTCGCTGGCGGAGGTGCGGGCCGCGCTGGACGGCTCGGGTGCGCTGTCGCCGCAGCAGATCGTCAACGAGGTGATCGAGCGCACGCGGGAGCGGATCGAGCTGGATCGTGAGCTCGTGCGTCGGCTGGAGGCCGTGCGGTCCGTCGAGCCGGAGAGGTGGACGGAGGTGCCGCGGCTCGTCGCCCTGCTCAAGGGTCTGGGCTCGTCGCATCCGTCGACCCGCCAGCGTGCGGCACTCGCGCATGAGGGTGGCGCTGTCGCTCCGCTCGTGGACGCTGCGCTCGCCGAGGGCGACCCGAACGTCGCCGGTGCGCTGACCTGGGCGTTGTCGCGGTCGGACGGTGATCCCGTGCCGGCGCTCGAGGCGGCCCTCGGTTCTGCCGAGCCACAAGTTCGGCGACGAGCCGTCGAGTCACTCGTCAAGGTGGGCGGGCTCGAGGCGCTGCGTCGGGCCCTGGACAATGCGGACCCGGTTGTGCGCGACAGAAGCGCGCTCGCCGTAGGAGCCAGCGGCGACCTCGGTGCGGTTCCCGTGCTCATCGAGATGGTGGTGGCGGGGCGCGACGACGTGGATGCGGCGGAGGTTCTCGGCCGACTGGCGCACGATCTGGAGCGCGTCGCCGAGGTCGTCGAGGCAGTGGCCGCGGCACTCGGAACAACGGATGCCGCGTCCCGCGTGCGTCTGACCCAGGCCCTGGCCGAGCTCCCTCCCGAGCCGGCGCGCTCGCTCGCGGTGGCGCTCGCCGGTGACCCGGACGAGCGCGTCGCGATCACCGCGCGCTACATCCTGAGGGTGATGGCGCCCTAG